From Vanrija pseudolonga chromosome 1, complete sequence, a single genomic window includes:
- the LCB4 gene encoding Sphingoid long chain base kinase 4, with the protein MLATDVPVILHNSTRGLLSLDDGRLDVLQLSSDGRPPKRLLSSPMRLVLRARLADGASPNGANGASNGHANGNNTADAPRRLDLHALRQKNANSHALHLTKIHVLVEQTHIADAEAFVEAVMAAAYPVTTPFRKVLLLVNPVGGKGKAKSIVKETVLPILEAAGCLIELQETQYRNHAEEIAKTMELKYEYVAVIATASGDGIICEVLNGLAERPDGKKALRTPIAPLPTGSACACSTNLFGIQDTFNIALAALNVIKGQHLPIDLASILLLPEKKRRVSFLSIAVGMMVDLDFGTEHLRWMGDTRFIYGYVRGVVQSKNYKMRMRFDVTNTDKEAMAKAARDAARADMTPLKPGERRDSHAVVQGPQTASASSKAVVNGNSSSSSEDDGPIAPHVPLQPNDSWVTIESNTDKRMRRDQSTSPPTTPGDKMGGWQNGDSLSYFYAGLMPWVSRDLNCWPVVLPGSGEIDMVVQRVISRKEFIAAIDGAEHGDGYWNENQCYYKLRAFTVENLDKEGTKSFSLDGEQYPFNEFHVEVMPRAATLLSLDGRFTHGLFVSGTNKKGKLNAPPKA; encoded by the exons atgctCGCAACCGACGTACCAGTCATCCTGCATAACAGCACGCGCGGGCTCCTgtccctcgacgacgggcggctcgacgtgctccagCTCTCGAGCGACGGAAGGC CGCCAAAGCGCCTCCTGTCGTCGCCTATGCGGCTGGTCCTGCGTGCACGGCTggcggacggcgcgtcgccgaacGGAGCGAACGGAGCCAGCAACGGCCACGCCAATGGCAACAacaccgccgacgcgccccgccgcctcgacctccacGCGCTGCGCCAGAAGAACGCCAACTCGCACGCACTGCACCTCACCAAGatccacgtcctcgtcgagcaaacccacatcgccgacgccgaggcgttTGTCGAGGCAGTCATGGCCGCCGCGTACCCTG TCACGACCCCGTTCCGCAAGgtactcctcctcgtcaaccctgtcggcggcaagggcaaggccaagaGTATCGTCAAGGAGACGGTCCTGCCTAttctcgaggcggcggggtgctTGATCGAGCTCCAGG AAACCCAGTACCGCAACCACGCGGAGGAGATTGCAAAGACCATGGAGCTGAAATACGAGTATgtcgc TGTTAtcgccacggcgtcgggtGACGGCATCATCTGCGAGGTGCTCAACGGGCTGGCGGAGCGGCCAGATGGCAAGAAGGCACTCCGCACGCCCATTGCGCCGCTGCCTACCGGTTCGGCATGTGCGTGCAGCACGAACCTCTTCGGCATCCAGGACACGTTCAACATTGCTCTAGCGGCTCTGAATGTCATCAAGG GCCAGCACCTCCCCATCGACCTCGCGTCCATCCTCCTCTTGCCAGAAAAGAAGCGGCGCGTCTCATTCCTCtccatcgccgtcggcatgaTGGTCGACCTCGATTTCGGCACCGAGCACCTGCGGTGGATGGGCGACACGCGGTTCATCTATGGTTacgtgcgcggcgtggtcCAGAGCAAAAACTACAAGATGCGCATGCGCTTCGACGTGACCAACACGGACAAGGAGGCGATGGCCAAGGCGGCACGGGACGCGGCACGCGCCGACATGACGCCATTAAAACCTGGTGAGCGGCGCGACTCGCACGCAGTGGTGCAGGGGCCGCAgactgcgtcggcgtcgtccaaGGCGGTCGTGAAtggcaacagcagcagcagcagcgaggacgacgggcCGATCGCGCCCCACGTCCCACTGCAGCCCAACGACTCGTGGGTCACGATCGAGTCGAATACGGACAAGCGCATGCGCCGCGATCAATCAACATCACCGCCCACAACACCAGGGGACAAGATGGGCGGCTGGCAGAACGGCGACAGCCTGAGCTACTTCTACGCGGGGCTCATGCCGTGGGTGTCGCGCGACCTCAACTGCTGGCCCGTCGTCCTGCCAGGGTCGGGCGAGATCGACATGGTCGTCCAGCGCGTCATCTCGCGCAAGGAGTTTATCGCGGCCattgacggcgccgagcacggaGATGGATACTGGAACGAAAACCAGTGCTACTACAAGC TCCGTGCGTTCACAGTCGAAAACTTGGACAAGGAGGGCACAAAGTCGTTCTCGCTCGACGGGGAACAGTACCCCTTCAATGAGTTCCATGTCGAGGTCATGCCCCGTGCCGCGACGCTACTCAGCCTCGACGGGCGCTTCACCCACGGCCTGTTTGTCAGCGGGACAAACAAGAAGGGCAAGTTGAACGCCCCGCCAAAAGCATAA
- the URED gene encoding Urease accessory protein D has product MTATMAPPESPATATATPLAAAKAAAAAAATSTSTTAADTPSAAPPGAGHLHLSHAPRAHFSTQRAAYPLKLLTPNSLPSQPQNVRLAYSLAYGGGLVAGDLVQLDVKVDDGCGLVLLTQGSTKVFKHRPGMRPKSHQISRIVSAGDGPAPTTRQRLHIALEPGAFLLLMPDSLSPFRASSYAQAQRVTLPADGSASALVLDWVNSGRGARAPAPMHSGPPGGVRDLQKKAAAAAANGAAAEGAEAPAGVPDDEVWAMAYYSSTNEIVVGDEVIARERMVLDNRAHDTGDVGSGLSPAAVRLAPYHVYATVLLEGPHFAQLRAHMDKVVDGTSQFQLPRPPGLLWSYSSLSDTGGIIRVAGLEVEDVRDWLRAALTAGGVNELVGQGLWPRCI; this is encoded by the coding sequence ATGACAGCGACGATGGCGCCCCCCGAGTCcccagcgacagcgacggccaCCCCTCTAGCagccgccaaggcggcggccgcggcagcggcaacgagCACAtccaccacggcggcggacacgccgagcgccgcgccccccgGCGCAGGCCATCTACACCTCTCGCATGCGCCGCGGGCGCACTTCAGCACCCAGCGCGCAGCGTACCCGCTCAAGCTGCTCACGCCGAACTCGCTCCCGTCCCAGCCGCAGAACGTGCGACTCGCCTACTCGCtcgcgtacggcggcggcctggtcGCCGGCGACTTGGTGCAGCTGGacgtcaaggtcgacgacggctgcGGCCTCGTGCTGCTCACGCAGGGCTCGACAAAGGTGTTCAAGCACCGCCCGGGCATGCGGCCCAAGTCGCACCAGATCTCGCGGATCGtcagcgccggcgacgggccagcgccgacgacccgccagcgcctgcacatcgcgctcgagcccggCGCGTTCTTGCTCCTCATGCCCGACTCGCTCAGCCCGTTCCGCGCCTCCTCGTACGCGCAGGCACAGCGCGTGACGCTCCCCGCTGAtgggagcgcgagcgcccTCGTGCTGGACTGGGTCAACTCGGGCcgcggggcgcgcgcgccggccccaATGCACTCTGGCCCTCctggcggcgtgcgcgacctCCAGAAgaaggcggcagcggcggcggccaacggcgcggcggcggagggcgcaGAGGCGCCGGCAGGTGTCCCTGACGACGAGGTCTGGGCCATGGCGTACTACTCCAGCACGAACGagatcgtcgtcggcgacgaggtcatcgCCCGGGAGCGCATGGTGCTCGACAACAGGGCGCATGACACGGGGGATGTCGGCTCTGGGCTCAGCCCTGCAGCggtccgcctcgcgccgtaCCACGTCTACGCGACGGTCCTGCTCGAGGGCCCCCACTTCGCCCAGCTCAGAGCACACATGGACAAGGTCGTGGACGGCACGTCCCAGTTCCagctcccccgccccccggGTCTCCTGTGGTCGTACTCGTCTCTGTCGGACACTGGCGGCATCATCCGtgtcgccggcctcgaggtcgaggacgtgcGTGACtggctccgcgccgcgctcactgctggcggcgtgaacgagctcgtcggccaagGACTGTGGCCCCGGTGCATCTAG
- the sudA gene encoding uncharacterized protein yields the protein MAQTSSSGTPAGASAPSAAAPLAAAAAAFFWRSRTPPGGPECIGAGARAPRPELTQSSTRALALPSAGSVTRCACAYEEARNGLSESGMRSKNAPGSSAMCRRWRVVGAGPSPALTIREIWCDLGRMPGRCLNTFVEPCPSSTLTSSCTKSPATRPPPYASE from the exons ATGGCCCAGACCTCGTCGTCAGGGACACCTGCCGGCGCCTCtgcgccctccgccgccgcgccgttggccgccgccgctgccgccttcTTCTGGaggtcgcgcacgccgccagGAGGGCCAGAGTGCATtggggccggcgcgcgcgccccgcgGCCCGAGTTGACCCAGTCCAGCACGAgggcgctcgcgctcccaTCAGCGGGGAGCGTCACGCGCTGTGCCTGCGCGTACGAGGAGGCGCGGAACGGGCTGAGCGAGTCGGGCATGAGGAGCAAGAACGCGccgggctcgagcgcgatgtgcaggcgctggcgggtcgtcggcgctggcccgtcgccggcgctgaCGATCCGCGAGATCTGGTGCGACTTGGGCCGCATGCCCGGGCGGTGCTTGAACACCTTTGTCGAGCCCTGC ccgtcgtcgaccttgacgtCCAGCTGCACCAAGTCGCCGGCgaccaggccgccgccgtacgcgaGCGAGTAG